In Halorhabdus tiamatea SARL4B, a genomic segment contains:
- a CDS encoding Cdc6/Cdc18 family protein, giving the protein MFDSGETDGIFETGSVFANRELLRVGHVPDLERVVGRDEEINAIGAALGPATVGGPPETTIIYGKTGTGKSLVARCVTREAHEEAKTNDVSLAYAYVDCSDYQTEAKASREMARELVSRLDTETDVPRVGIAASDYRDIVWELLNEFQVAVFVVILDEIDKLDDDELLRSLSRARESGKVDAHVGAICISNKIEYRERLNERIDSSLQDNELIFDPYDAGQLRAILEHRTDAFADDVLDGDVIPKVAALAAKEHGDARKAVDTLYEAGRLAEKQGLDTVSVEHVDDAVQQAEINRFQKLVSGTTPHVKHILHALALLTANNPEQEAFRTHRIYDLYTRIVEREDATPLSEDRVYRLLKEQAFLGVTESNHTGGGQGEGSYLEHRLLRDPDIVVKALENSEPS; this is encoded by the coding sequence ATGTTCGACTCCGGGGAGACGGATGGGATCTTCGAAACGGGAAGTGTCTTTGCGAACCGGGAACTCTTGCGCGTGGGTCATGTCCCCGATCTCGAACGTGTCGTCGGCCGTGACGAGGAGATCAATGCGATCGGGGCCGCGCTCGGTCCAGCCACGGTTGGTGGGCCACCGGAGACAACGATCATCTATGGGAAGACGGGCACAGGAAAATCACTCGTTGCGCGGTGTGTGACTCGGGAAGCTCACGAGGAGGCAAAAACAAACGACGTCTCTTTGGCATACGCCTACGTCGATTGTTCAGACTATCAAACAGAGGCGAAAGCCAGTCGCGAGATGGCCCGGGAACTGGTCTCCAGGCTTGATACGGAGACGGACGTTCCCAGGGTCGGGATCGCCGCATCTGACTATCGCGATATCGTGTGGGAACTTCTCAACGAGTTTCAGGTGGCTGTCTTTGTGGTTATTCTCGATGAAATCGACAAACTAGACGACGATGAACTGCTGCGAAGCCTCTCACGTGCCCGCGAGAGTGGCAAAGTGGATGCGCACGTTGGAGCGATCTGCATCAGTAACAAGATTGAGTACCGAGAGCGACTCAACGAGCGAATCGACTCGAGTCTTCAGGACAACGAACTCATTTTCGATCCGTACGACGCTGGACAACTCCGTGCGATTTTGGAGCATCGTACCGACGCGTTTGCGGATGACGTGCTTGATGGCGACGTCATCCCGAAGGTTGCTGCCCTCGCCGCGAAAGAGCACGGGGATGCACGGAAGGCCGTGGATACGCTGTACGAGGCGGGTCGGCTCGCCGAGAAGCAGGGATTGGACACGGTGTCGGTCGAGCACGTCGATGACGCCGTCCAACAGGCCGAGATTAATCGCTTCCAGAAACTTGTGAGTGGGACGACGCCACACGTCAAACACATCTTGCACGCACTGGCGCTGTTGACTGCCAATAATCCTGAACAAGAGGCGTTTCGCACACACCGAATATACGATCTGTATACGCGAATTGTAGAGCGTGAGGATGCGACACCGCTCTCCGAAGATCGTGTGTACCGTCTACTCAAGGAGCAGGCATTCCTAGGTGTGACGGAATCCAACCACACTGGTGGTGGCCAGGGTGAAGGGAGTTATCTAGAGCACCGACTACTGCGCGATCCTGATATCGTGGTGAAAGCCCTTGAAAACTCTGAGCCAAGCTGA
- a CDS encoding FkbM family methyltransferase — translation MNIISKAINDYRTNGLKSVLKKGSNYIPNPVVMGKSIYLYTRSIYPGYITYKGVDIYIKSPIARHGLSRFAQKRYEHQEAKLIRQHLPEDQPVVELGGGLGFISVFIDKHISPDHQPTVVEANEDLIPMIHTTAKLNNSNLSIIHAAYSPDTNEVDLMLSNDFVASSTETNPTQNPGIQKVPTISLEDLSEDLQYDEYSLICDIEGAEFKMVYDEDEIQYITENFSTLIIEIHGSDSQQKNLRNDLCKAGYHNEDCSGNVYVFKRKQPE, via the coding sequence ATGAATATAATCAGCAAGGCGATAAACGACTATCGTACAAATGGGTTGAAGTCAGTCCTAAAAAAGGGATCGAATTATATACCAAATCCAGTCGTTATGGGAAAATCAATATATCTATATACTCGATCTATATACCCAGGATATATTACATATAAAGGAGTGGATATATATATTAAAAGCCCGATTGCTCGGCATGGCTTGTCTAGATTTGCACAGAAAAGGTATGAACATCAGGAGGCAAAGCTTATAAGACAACATTTGCCAGAAGATCAACCAGTAGTAGAGTTAGGAGGCGGATTGGGGTTTATATCTGTATTTATCGACAAGCATATATCGCCAGATCATCAGCCAACTGTCGTTGAAGCAAACGAAGACCTAATCCCAATGATTCATACTACGGCAAAATTAAATAATTCAAATCTGTCGATTATACACGCAGCATACTCGCCAGATACTAATGAGGTGGATCTCATGCTGTCAAATGATTTTGTCGCAAGCTCTACAGAAACAAATCCCACACAGAATCCTGGGATACAGAAAGTTCCGACAATTTCACTTGAGGATCTATCGGAGGACCTACAATATGACGAATACTCTCTGATATGTGATATTGAGGGCGCTGAATTTAAAATGGTTTACGATGAGGACGAGATTCAGTATATTACTGAAAATTTCTCAACATTAATAATTGAAATTCATGGATCAGATAGTCAACAGAAAAACTTGAGAAACGATCTCTGCAAGGCAGGATATCATAATGAAGATTGTAGCGGGAATGTTTATGTGTTTAAAAGAAAGCAGCCTGAATAA
- a CDS encoding alkaline phosphatase family protein, with protein MVSNPIKLLTELRNLKTLTELKFNNYVTKNHFEKKYGSGINIMQKDWDNLIILDACRYDIFKKHNIFSGELSRVVSPGGHSKEFYEKGFPNSPYHDSVMVTANPYTSVVAQDYFHDIVTTYTGERIIESNSRVESVSNNGKVIEAGHVNNVHPKRVNEISIDQYEKNPNKRLIIHYLQPHDPYFGTKAKELRNKFRKQGFEFSYWTDHSSIEDDKNVVNGLMTLATRGYISDDVLKEVYEENLKFVLEYVADIVDELSGKTVITSDHGELLGEKVAGKQFFHYEGIYSSELRHVPWLSIEGDKRRQITKEGPQSHDKIDDKAVDEHLQMLGYK; from the coding sequence GTGGTAAGTAATCCAATTAAATTGCTGACTGAACTCAGGAACTTAAAAACTCTAACTGAACTCAAATTCAATAACTACGTAACAAAAAATCACTTTGAAAAAAAATACGGCTCCGGGATTAATATCATGCAGAAAGATTGGGACAATTTAATAATATTAGACGCTTGTCGCTATGATATATTTAAAAAACATAATATATTTTCGGGCGAATTGAGCCGAGTCGTCTCCCCAGGAGGACACAGTAAAGAATTTTATGAAAAAGGTTTTCCTAATTCTCCCTATCACGATAGTGTTATGGTCACCGCAAATCCTTACACATCGGTTGTTGCTCAAGACTATTTTCATGATATTGTGACAACGTACACGGGTGAGAGAATCATTGAATCAAACTCACGTGTAGAGTCAGTAAGTAATAACGGGAAAGTGATCGAGGCAGGGCACGTTAATAATGTTCATCCCAAGCGTGTAAATGAAATATCTATTGATCAATATGAAAAAAATCCCAACAAACGACTTATTATTCACTATCTCCAACCTCATGATCCGTATTTTGGCACTAAAGCTAAAGAACTTCGAAATAAATTCAGAAAACAGGGCTTTGAGTTTTCCTACTGGACAGATCACTCATCTATTGAAGACGATAAAAATGTAGTGAATGGTCTGATGACGTTAGCTACTAGAGGATATATATCAGATGACGTATTAAAGGAAGTGTATGAAGAAAATTTAAAATTTGTTTTAGAATATGTGGCAGATATTGTAGATGAACTCTCGGGTAAAACTGTAATCACCTCTGATCATGGTGAATTACTTGGTGAAAAAGTGGCCGGCAAACAATTTTTTCATTACGAAGGTATATATAGTTCTGAATTAAGACACGTTCCCTGGCTGTCGATTGAGGGTGACAAACGTCGACAAATAACTAAAGAAGGCCCCCAAAGCCATGATAAAATAGACGATAAAGCTGTGGATGAGCATCTCCAGATGCTGGGCTACAAATAA
- a CDS encoding cytidylyltransferase domain-containing protein: protein MTGKIVSIIPARKGSKGIPRKNLRQLGNLPLVAHVIETSKKSDIVDHVALTTDSSEIAQIGRQYGVDSIIDRPKDLATDDVPLAPVTKHALDEVNNDFRYVLSFQPTVPLISVESIDEGLNTGLNRDSKSVVFVKDSTHNYWKEAPSGYKPVSEGRKNRQLMDSIYEEVGVFLSHCDLIEDGLRIGEDPHLYQVSRDKGIDIDTYSDWLLAESQLQRKQVIYRVIGNESAGTGHVYRGITIADHLFAHDILFAVESKDSLAIEMLNESNYDYRIFNDETSFIEYIQSESPDIVVNDILDTSAEYIKDIQKYATRVVNFEDLGTGSNYADAVINALYEHSNPLENRFFGFEYFCLRNEFRYATPHSEIPTVERIMISFGGGDENNLTAKTLRALSNLDHKVHLDVVLGLGYSKRETLDPIISQFPSDIQVDVSQNIDSMAEHMEQADLLVTSNGRTLYEAGSLNLPVISIAQNDREQKHPYAHISRGVLSLGLADYVTEENIRTAIKDYIDDRSTRQTMRNALENHNISKGVERIKQILFENNYGNK, encoded by the coding sequence ATGACCGGGAAAATTGTATCAATAATACCTGCAAGAAAGGGGTCTAAAGGGATCCCAAGGAAAAATTTGCGCCAGCTGGGTAACCTCCCATTAGTTGCTCATGTAATTGAAACAAGCAAAAAATCTGATATAGTCGATCATGTGGCTCTAACTACGGACAGTTCTGAAATAGCACAAATTGGACGGCAGTACGGTGTAGACTCCATTATTGATCGGCCCAAAGATCTGGCGACCGATGATGTCCCGCTCGCACCTGTTACTAAACATGCGCTTGATGAAGTCAATAATGACTTCCGGTATGTGCTTAGTTTTCAACCGACAGTACCACTCATATCTGTCGAGTCGATCGACGAAGGCCTTAATACTGGCTTAAATCGCGATTCCAAGAGTGTGGTATTTGTTAAAGACAGCACCCACAACTATTGGAAAGAGGCTCCTAGTGGTTATAAACCTGTTTCAGAGGGGCGAAAAAATAGACAGCTAATGGATTCTATTTATGAAGAGGTTGGCGTGTTTTTGTCCCACTGCGATCTAATAGAAGATGGACTTCGCATAGGCGAAGACCCCCATCTCTATCAGGTCTCTCGAGATAAGGGAATAGATATTGATACATATTCGGATTGGTTACTAGCTGAAAGTCAACTCCAGCGGAAACAGGTCATTTATAGAGTAATTGGAAATGAAAGCGCAGGAACGGGCCATGTCTATCGGGGAATCACAATCGCGGACCACTTATTTGCACACGACATTTTATTCGCGGTCGAATCAAAGGACAGTCTCGCAATTGAAATGCTGAATGAAAGTAATTACGATTATCGTATTTTTAATGATGAAACCTCGTTCATAGAGTATATTCAGTCGGAATCTCCAGATATAGTCGTAAATGATATCTTAGATACTTCTGCAGAATATATAAAAGATATTCAAAAATATGCTACCCGCGTTGTTAACTTCGAGGATCTGGGTACCGGGAGTAATTATGCTGATGCCGTAATCAATGCACTATATGAACACTCAAATCCACTAGAGAACCGCTTCTTCGGCTTCGAATATTTTTGTTTGCGGAATGAATTTCGGTATGCGACACCACATTCGGAAATTCCCACTGTGGAACGAATTATGATTTCATTTGGGGGGGGCGATGAAAATAATCTCACTGCAAAAACGCTTCGTGCCTTATCTAATCTGGATCATAAAGTGCATTTAGATGTGGTGCTAGGACTAGGGTATTCTAAGCGGGAGACACTCGACCCAATTATTTCACAATTCCCTTCTGATATTCAAGTTGATGTAAGTCAAAATATTGACTCTATGGCTGAGCATATGGAACAAGCAGACTTATTAGTCACATCTAATGGCCGCACGTTATATGAGGCAGGGTCGCTAAATCTTCCTGTGATATCGATTGCACAGAACGACAGGGAGCAAAAACATCCATATGCACACATTTCACGGGGTGTTCTCTCTCTAGGTCTGGCAGACTATGTGACCGAAGAGAATATTCGGACCGCGATCAAAGACTATATTGATGATAGATCGACACGTCAAACAATGCGCAATGCGCTCGAGAATCACAACATATCGAAGGGAGTAGAGCGAATCAAACAAATATTGTTTGAAAATAACTATGGAAATAAATAG
- a CDS encoding N-acetylneuraminate synthase family protein yields the protein MEINSRNIDSREQPYLIAEIGVNYFDIAEKEEIPPLEAAKKMVSKAATAGADAVKFQSYSADQLASKQSPAYWDTSEESAKNQYELFSQYDDFGADEFEEISKWTTDNHEIDFLSTPFDFHAVDYLEELVPAYKIASADITNHPLLRYVANKGKPILLSTGASTVGEIDNAVRVIEEEAPDIELCLLHCVLQYPTEQDNANLGMIEHLHRLYPEYTVGYSDHVPPDDSMITLLNSVVKGAKVIEKHFTLDKSLEGNDHYHAMDPKDIQTFRRNINRLNATTGISRKAPIDAEVESRKHARRSLVAARTIEEGEEISQNDLAIKRPGTGISPTMLNIILGQTAAQTIEADEIITWESL from the coding sequence ATGGAAATAAATAGCAGAAATATCGACAGTCGCGAACAGCCATATTTAATCGCAGAAATCGGAGTCAATTATTTCGATATTGCAGAAAAAGAAGAGATACCTCCTCTTGAAGCTGCAAAGAAGATGGTTTCCAAAGCTGCCACAGCTGGTGCTGATGCCGTAAAGTTCCAGTCGTATTCAGCGGACCAACTTGCTTCGAAACAGTCGCCCGCATACTGGGATACAAGTGAAGAGTCAGCAAAGAATCAATACGAACTATTCTCTCAATACGATGATTTTGGCGCGGATGAATTTGAAGAGATCTCGAAATGGACGACGGATAACCACGAGATTGACTTCCTCTCAACACCATTTGATTTCCACGCCGTAGATTACCTCGAAGAACTTGTCCCTGCATATAAAATTGCTAGCGCTGATATCACCAATCATCCCCTGCTCCGCTATGTGGCAAACAAGGGGAAGCCAATACTCTTATCTACTGGGGCAAGTACTGTCGGCGAAATCGACAATGCAGTTCGCGTGATTGAAGAAGAAGCACCAGACATAGAGTTGTGTTTACTCCACTGTGTTCTTCAGTACCCTACAGAACAAGATAACGCCAATCTCGGGATGATCGAGCATCTTCATCGATTGTATCCTGAATATACAGTTGGATACTCAGATCATGTTCCTCCAGATGATTCAATGATAACACTTTTGAATTCTGTTGTGAAGGGAGCTAAGGTTATCGAAAAGCATTTCACACTCGACAAATCCTTGGAAGGGAACGACCACTATCATGCAATGGATCCCAAGGATATTCAAACGTTCCGTCGGAACATTAATCGGCTGAATGCCACTACTGGGATCTCTAGAAAAGCACCCATTGACGCGGAGGTGGAAAGCCGTAAACATGCCCGGCGAAGTCTTGTTGCAGCTCGCACAATAGAAGAGGGCGAAGAGATCTCTCAAAATGACTTGGCGATTAAACGTCCTGGAACCGGGATTTCTCCAACTATGTTAAATATCATACTTGGACAGACTGCAGCGCAAACAATTGAAGCCGATGAGATAATAACATGGGAAAGCTTATGA
- a CDS encoding acyltransferase, with translation MTEQTSLGNNVNFNGLRIRGGGEVTIGDNFHSGPGCLILTRNHKYDDGNAIPYDDTYVYQSVKIQDNVWLGARVTIIPGVTIEEGAIIQAGSTVTQDIPKGAIAGGHPAEIFDYRDMDHYEHLKEVGMFH, from the coding sequence GTGACAGAACAGACGTCACTTGGTAATAACGTTAACTTCAACGGACTCCGTATCAGAGGTGGAGGAGAGGTAACGATTGGGGATAACTTCCACTCCGGTCCTGGCTGTCTGATTCTAACACGAAATCATAAGTATGATGATGGAAATGCGATTCCATACGATGATACCTACGTCTACCAGAGCGTAAAGATTCAAGATAACGTCTGGCTTGGTGCACGTGTAACAATTATCCCCGGAGTCACAATTGAGGAGGGTGCTATCATACAGGCTGGTTCAACGGTAACACAAGACATTCCTAAAGGTGCTATCGCTGGCGGTCATCCTGCGGAGATCTTCGATTACCGGGATATGGATCATTATGAACACCTCAAAGAAGTGGGGATGTTTCATTAA
- a CDS encoding sulfatase, translated as MSNSRPNILWITLDSVRADHASLHGYERDTTPHLSRIAEDERGVNFDHGIAHSTRTPVSVPSMLTGLYPSRHQMIGTKSGNVLPPEMVTAPELLSDIGYHTVGVSENGYAGVAKEFDKRFDDFVKSSPSSLSDFISYQQALSFLKYSLQTRKHGPGLSVDVGAHGDQNSFFTTDITKRKLRNASVQDCPIFAYVHYNDPHHPYIPPLAYRDEYLEDIDVSADEAVAFAERMHEDLYKWIANDLPLSEKEWEILYAMYDATIRYTDAMVGNLFNFVQEQLDDTIVVITADHGDLFGEYGLLGHHMVLHDGVIHIPLVTHGLEGVIDHSEQPTQHIDVMQTLLAAVGADTTQFQGYDIRDESRDIAISQDLRGTVENGDTANYERIRQYNADVDLSHLPKSMVSSFRTTEHKLVRTDEWTRLYELQDETTDVSDEYPDVLEELDSFADDWMAAEGQSFKVDPEEADLSEQTEQHLQDMGYM; from the coding sequence ATGAGTAATTCGCGTCCAAATATTCTCTGGATCACGCTTGATAGTGTCCGTGCAGACCATGCATCACTCCACGGTTACGAGAGAGATACGACACCCCACCTCTCTCGGATCGCAGAAGATGAAAGAGGGGTTAACTTCGATCACGGCATCGCACATAGTACGAGAACCCCAGTGTCGGTACCGTCGATGTTGACTGGGCTATATCCGTCTCGTCATCAAATGATTGGGACGAAATCCGGAAATGTGCTTCCTCCGGAAATGGTGACGGCACCGGAGTTGCTATCTGATATTGGATATCATACCGTCGGGGTCTCCGAAAACGGCTACGCAGGCGTTGCTAAAGAGTTCGACAAACGGTTCGATGACTTCGTGAAGTCGTCTCCTTCTAGCCTGAGTGACTTTATCTCCTACCAACAAGCATTGAGCTTCCTTAAATATTCTTTGCAGACACGCAAACATGGACCAGGACTGTCAGTTGATGTGGGAGCCCACGGAGATCAAAATTCGTTTTTTACTACGGATATCACGAAACGAAAGCTCCGCAATGCATCCGTGCAGGACTGCCCAATTTTCGCCTACGTTCACTATAACGATCCACATCATCCATACATCCCTCCACTCGCGTATCGTGACGAATATCTCGAGGACATAGATGTAAGCGCTGACGAAGCAGTTGCCTTCGCGGAACGAATGCACGAGGACCTCTACAAATGGATTGCAAATGACCTGCCGTTATCAGAAAAGGAATGGGAAATCCTGTATGCGATGTACGACGCGACGATTAGGTACACCGATGCAATGGTTGGTAACCTCTTTAATTTTGTGCAGGAGCAACTTGACGATACGATAGTTGTCATTACAGCAGATCACGGAGATCTCTTCGGAGAATATGGTCTTCTCGGGCATCATATGGTGCTTCACGATGGAGTCATTCACATCCCGTTAGTTACCCACGGGCTTGAGGGAGTCATCGATCACTCTGAGCAACCAACACAGCATATTGACGTAATGCAGACGCTGCTCGCTGCTGTCGGAGCGGACACGACACAGTTCCAGGGATACGATATTCGGGACGAATCTCGGGACATAGCGATTAGTCAAGATCTACGAGGGACGGTTGAGAACGGCGATACAGCGAACTACGAACGGATCCGACAGTATAATGCGGATGTCGATCTCTCACACCTTCCCAAGTCGATGGTTTCGTCGTTCCGGACCACGGAGCACAAACTTGTTCGGACAGATGAATGGACGCGACTTTATGAACTCCAAGACGAGACGACAGACGTGTCCGACGAATATCCGGATGTTCTGGAAGAGTTGGACTCATTCGCAGACGACTGGATGGCAGCAGAAGGACAATCGTTTAAAGTAGATCCGGAAGAAGCTGATCTTTCTGAGCAGACGGAACAGCACCTTCAAGACATGGGATATATGTGA
- a CDS encoding glycosyltransferase family 2 protein has product MSVALGTKVFSRDDDLRNLLKSVEAHPIDRVIVADDGKMTSNKKSIYSSDWSFELTIIDLEFDAGLGKGRNEIVNELKEDYLFIVDTDHVLPPDIMDLIKILRVQEELGGIGGLIFEPDHGRIYDGCRDFDESNGGDILKFITPKKEVEFIHGLSFIPWDFIPNAAVFRREAVMDYSWDEEYVIGWEHADFYIGHWKQTNWEFGICPDVLIRHYPGGDNYYTSNRNSNSKNQDSFEYFLNKWGYTDVNYVNTGWVDTVDNESIKKKIKNRIRNMGF; this is encoded by the coding sequence ATGTCCGTCGCTCTTGGGACAAAGGTATTCAGCCGAGATGATGACCTGAGGAATTTATTGAAGTCTGTAGAAGCACATCCGATTGATCGAGTTATTGTTGCGGACGATGGAAAAATGACTAGTAATAAAAAATCTATTTACTCTTCAGATTGGAGTTTTGAATTAACTATAATTGATTTAGAATTTGATGCAGGGCTTGGAAAAGGGCGGAATGAAATTGTGAATGAATTAAAAGAAGACTATTTATTTATTGTAGATACTGATCATGTTCTTCCTCCTGATATAATGGACTTAATTAAAATATTACGAGTTCAAGAAGAGCTTGGGGGGATTGGTGGGCTGATTTTTGAACCAGATCACGGGCGAATATATGATGGCTGTCGGGATTTTGACGAATCAAACGGTGGTGATATACTAAAATTCATCACTCCTAAAAAAGAAGTCGAGTTCATCCATGGTTTATCATTTATTCCTTGGGATTTCATTCCAAACGCAGCCGTATTTCGGCGTGAAGCAGTTATGGACTACTCATGGGATGAAGAATATGTTATCGGTTGGGAACATGCTGACTTCTATATTGGCCATTGGAAACAGACCAACTGGGAATTTGGGATTTGTCCTGACGTTCTGATTCGCCACTATCCGGGGGGTGATAATTACTATACCAGTAATCGTAATTCCAACTCAAAGAATCAAGATTCGTTCGAATACTTCCTTAATAAGTGGGGATATACTGATGTGAACTATGTGAATACCGGTTGGGTAGATACTGTAGATAATGAGTCAATAAAGAAAAAAATCAAAAATCGGATTAGAAATATGGGATTTTAG
- a CDS encoding ABC transporter ATP-binding protein — protein sequence MSDTENIGRREQLRALIRVAKYRPRLIVAIIFGGVFAALLEGVGLGFILPIVEIVQSSGDPAQQADGIMLAFVRVYKFLGIPFTLGFVVVGVSAVLTARWTLTFFVRWMQSALSIDYTRYLQRESFDHALDARIEYFDQEGSDDILNAIVTQSEYAGRTIRFVINFIEQGFLTLMYLLLALVIAPFLTLFAVIILGGFAVLFRFIIESGYDLGDEVADANEEVQQAAQAGTQGIRDTKLFGLKSELFDDFLDAVNQYASSSIRMRRNEQAIQNFYNLLTAISVFVLIYVALTFANLSLGALGVFLFAMFRLGPKASGLNSKFYRIENNLPHLVRTQQFIDELARNTEPTDESEAVPDEVQTVEFDDARFSYEGQEDDAISGVSFEFEKGEFIGFVGQSGAGKSTIVSLLVRMYEPDSGVIRANGRSIHEMDINEWRSRIAVVRQDPFIFNDTLRYNLTIGNRNVSEEELDRVVRIAKVDEFFDDLPEGYETQLGDDGVRLSGGQRQRVALARALLKDADVLVLDEATSDLDSNLEKKVQQSIENMERDYAMIGIAHRLSTVKNTNRIYSVDEGKIVETGEHEELIDQGGQYAELYAIQSRSG from the coding sequence ATGAGCGACACTGAAAACATCGGTCGGCGCGAGCAACTCCGGGCCCTGATCCGGGTTGCCAAATACCGGCCTCGTCTCATTGTGGCGATCATCTTTGGTGGAGTCTTCGCGGCACTACTGGAAGGCGTTGGCCTTGGTTTTATCCTTCCCATTGTCGAGATCGTGCAATCGTCGGGTGATCCGGCCCAACAGGCTGACGGCATCATGCTGGCGTTTGTGCGGGTTTACAAGTTCCTGGGGATTCCGTTTACGCTGGGGTTCGTCGTTGTCGGGGTAAGTGCCGTGCTAACCGCGCGGTGGACGTTAACTTTCTTCGTGCGGTGGATGCAGAGTGCGCTGTCGATTGATTATACTCGATATCTTCAACGGGAGTCGTTCGATCATGCACTGGATGCACGAATCGAGTACTTCGATCAGGAGGGATCTGACGATATCCTGAACGCTATTGTCACACAGTCTGAATACGCGGGGCGGACGATTCGGTTCGTGATCAATTTCATCGAACAGGGGTTCCTGACGCTGATGTATCTCTTGCTGGCGTTGGTCATCGCACCGTTTCTCACGCTCTTTGCAGTAATAATCCTCGGTGGGTTTGCTGTGTTGTTCCGGTTCATTATTGAGTCGGGATACGACCTCGGTGACGAGGTCGCAGATGCGAACGAGGAGGTCCAACAGGCTGCCCAGGCCGGGACACAGGGGATCCGTGATACCAAGTTGTTCGGACTGAAAAGCGAACTCTTCGATGACTTTCTCGATGCGGTGAATCAGTATGCCAGTTCGAGTATCAGGATGCGACGCAACGAGCAGGCGATCCAGAACTTCTACAATCTATTGACCGCGATCTCAGTGTTCGTGCTGATTTACGTCGCGCTCACGTTCGCAAATCTCTCGCTCGGGGCGCTCGGTGTGTTTCTGTTCGCGATGTTCCGACTTGGGCCGAAAGCAAGCGGGTTGAACTCGAAATTCTACAGGATTGAGAACAATCTGCCTCACCTCGTTCGAACGCAGCAGTTTATCGACGAACTTGCGCGGAATACCGAACCAACAGACGAATCAGAGGCGGTTCCTGACGAGGTCCAGACGGTCGAGTTTGACGACGCGCGGTTCTCTTACGAGGGGCAGGAAGATGATGCAATCTCTGGAGTATCCTTCGAGTTCGAAAAAGGAGAGTTCATTGGGTTCGTCGGCCAATCTGGAGCCGGCAAATCAACGATCGTCTCATTGTTGGTTCGGATGTATGAACCTGATTCCGGAGTAATTCGGGCGAACGGTCGGTCGATCCACGAGATGGATATCAACGAGTGGCGCTCGCGGATTGCCGTCGTGCGGCAGGATCCGTTCATCTTCAATGACACTCTGCGGTATAACCTGACGATCGGCAATCGGAATGTCTCTGAGGAAGAGTTGGATCGTGTAGTTCGGATCGCTAAAGTAGACGAGTTCTTCGATGACCTGCCAGAGGGATACGAGACGCAACTTGGCGATGATGGCGTCCGACTGTCGGGTGGACAGCGCCAGCGAGTGGCACTTGCTCGGGCGCTGTTGAAAGACGCCGACGTACTGGTGCTAGACGAGGCGACAAGCGATCTTGACTCTAATCTGGAGAAAAAAGTCCAGCAGTCCATCGAAAACATGGAGCGCGACTACGCGATGATCGGGATCGCTCATCGGCTCTCAACGGTGAAGAACACCAACCGCATTTACTCGGTGGATGAAGGCAAGATTGTCGAGACTGGGGAACACGAGGAGTTAATCGACCAAGGCGGGCAGTATGCGGAGCTGTATGCGATTCAGTCGCGGAGTGGGTGA
- a CDS encoding IS630 family transposase, which yields MKNRAVQPSKPKNPTQKHFTTSSKKKRAEMDTTVVCIDQTKKSVQVEPRAAWFPRDTRPSVELSGQRDWTCLLGAITEDGEHIFSRFTECVTAEHAKHFILVFCGEFEDDLIVVLDGAPDFQTSAVTDLAARDDLAFVMFPAYSPVLNPVEECWRQLQNALSNRFFNALTELTTTIDEALEQLSTPIVRN from the coding sequence ATCAAAAACCGCGCCGTTCAACCGTCGAAGCCGAAGAATCCGACACAGAAGCATTTCACGACGAGCTCAAAAAAAAAGCGAGCGGAGATGGACACCACAGTAGTCTGCATCGATCAAACAAAGAAATCGGTCCAAGTCGAGCCGCGTGCCGCGTGGTTTCCGCGCGACACGCGGCCCTCCGTCGAATTGTCCGGACAACGCGACTGGACGTGTCTGCTGGGCGCGATTACCGAAGACGGTGAACACATTTTCTCCCGATTCACCGAGTGCGTCACCGCCGAACACGCGAAACATTTCATTCTCGTATTTTGTGGAGAATTCGAAGATGACTTGATCGTCGTGCTAGATGGAGCGCCGGATTTCCAGACGTCGGCCGTCACGGACCTGGCGGCCCGTGACGACCTCGCTTTCGTGATGTTCCCAGCGTATTCACCGGTACTGAATCCAGTCGAAGAATGCTGGAGACAGCTACAAAACGCGCTTAGTAACCGTTTCTTTAATGCCCTCACTGAGTTAACGACCACGATCGATGAAGCTCTCGAACAACTTTCGACCCCAATAGTGAGAAATTAA